One genomic region from Cyanobium usitatum str. Tous encodes:
- the ndhI gene encoding NAD(P)H-quinone oxidoreductase subunit I, translated as MFGFLKKVGDYTRDAVGAANYLTQGLAVTFDHLRRRPITVQYPYEKLIPSERYRGRIHYEFDKCIACEVCVRVCPINLPVVDWVMNKATKKKELRNYSIDFGVCIFCGNCVEYCPTNCLSMTEEYELAAFDRHSLNFDNIALGRLPTSVTSDPAVVPLRELVYLPKGVLDPHDVPDTAPRVGKLPEQVLESLPSGDAS; from the coding sequence CCAACTACCTGACCCAGGGTCTGGCGGTGACCTTTGATCACCTGCGGCGCCGGCCGATCACCGTTCAGTACCCCTACGAGAAGCTGATCCCCTCGGAGCGCTATCGGGGTCGCATCCACTACGAATTCGACAAGTGCATCGCCTGTGAGGTGTGTGTGCGGGTCTGCCCGATCAACCTGCCGGTGGTGGATTGGGTGATGAATAAAGCCACCAAGAAAAAGGAGCTGCGCAACTACTCGATCGATTTCGGGGTGTGCATCTTCTGTGGCAACTGCGTGGAGTATTGCCCCACCAACTGCCTGTCGATGACCGAGGAATACGAGCTGGCAGCTTTTGATCGCCACAGCCTCAACTTCGACAACATCGCCCTTGGTCGCCTGCCTACCAGCGTCACCAGCGATCCGGCCGTAGTTCCCCTGCGGGAGTTGGTCTACCTGCCCAAGGGAGTACTCGATCCTCACGATGTGCCGGATACGGCTCCGCGGGTGGGCAAACTGCCCGAGCAGGTGCTCGAATCCCTGCCTAGCGGAGACGCTTCATGA